The following coding sequences lie in one Brassica napus cultivar Da-Ae unplaced genomic scaffold, Da-Ae ScsIHWf_1237;HRSCAF=1767, whole genome shotgun sequence genomic window:
- the LOC106437272 gene encoding uncharacterized protein LOC106437272, which yields MPPRQAHRGGHYLPIPISSSSDSSPPSTPAPRPTPSFEATPSGSSFETDPSEGSNDQTPEHIHLSPDPYFMDIEVDVVHDSPVHGDHPAAPASPAAHIPLAPAAYIPPAPAAPLPAAQPQPAPTDPAMIALLELMAEMVNLQYQALNAQREAQHAQPAPVPTTSHPDFLKIVMIMKNLGTKHYQGGTDPCEADVWLHNIEQNFAATRCPEEFKKDVAVYYLEKDAISWWLCVERNFGDFNLSWADFRTAFVQKYFPPETRDRLEIKFMGLVQGGLSVRKYEAEFTCLRKYVNYGGDDEMMIIRKFLRGLNPYIRSRLEAVEFHRLVDLVERAVNVEEAIAAERASSSNAAQPRRPSVPFQPQPHSAMQRGRGGRAFRGGRSGGCRPRTPTCFTCGQLGHVRRDCPTMGQFQPAVPSHITCFTCGERGHYATSCPHTHIAQPVVSSARPARPVNPPLPLPPAQRQATAGRAYALELPGPSGPPQGPISGTLLVGGSTHILFDSGATHSFVAPEVASQFDGEFTKVNLSIPVLTPGDQVLETEGCILRVPIIIQDMVFSADLLVLPLERYEVILGMDWLSSYRAHLDCGRGKIVFERDTQPPLAYHGIVPSDGASLVSALRIENLLEKGEEGCLVTFVAGPVEDEKEQNMEEIPVVREYEDVLKALEGLPPSRSNPFSITLEPRSAAIAKAPYRMAPAELAELKQQLADLLDKGFIRPSSSPWGAPVLFVKKKDRSMRLCIDYRGINNVTIKDKYPLPRIDEILDQLQGASWFSKIDLASGYHQIPISEADIMKTAFRTRYGHFEFVVMPFGLTSAPAAFMRLMNEVFRDYLDEFVIIFIDDILIYSRSAEEHERHLRLILESLRDQKLFAKLSKCCFWKREVGFLVHRVSEEGVAVDPENIAAIKEWPHPTSVTEIRSFLGLAGYYRRFVQGFASVSKPLTRLTGKGIAYEWSIETDEAFES from the exons ATGCCACCGAGACAGGCACATCGTGGTGGACATTATCTACCGATACCTATTTCATCATCTTCAGACTCCTCGCCGCCATCTACTCCGGCACCACGTCCGACTCCTAGCTTTGAGGCTACACCTTCAGGCTCTAGCTTTGAGACTGACCCGTCTGAAGGGTCAAATGATCAGACACCGGAGCACATTCATTTGTCTCCAGACCCGTACTTTATGGACATCGAGGTGGATGTGGTACATGATAGTCCAGTGCATGGAGATCATCCCGCAGCTCCTGCATCTCCTGCCGCTCATATTCCACTGGCTCCTGCCGCTTATATTCCACCGGCCCCTGCCGCACCTCTTCCGGCAGCACAACCTCAACCAGCGCCAACCGATCCAGCTATGAtagcacttctggaactgatgGCTGAGATGGTGAATTTGCAATATCAAGCATTGAATGCACAGCGAGAAGCACAGCATGCTCAGCCAGCTCCAGTACCTACCACTTCTCACCCGGACTTCCTGAAGATAGTCATGATTATGAAGAACTTGGGGACGAAGCATTACCAGGGAGGCACTGATCCCTGTGAAGCTGATGTGTGGCTTCACAatatcgagcagaactttgcTGCAACCCGTTGTCCGGAAGAATTTAAAAAAGACGTGGCTGTTTACTATCTAGAGAAGGACGCCATCAGTTGGTGGTTATGCGTAGAGAGGAACTTTGGAGACTTCAATCTGAGTTGGGCTGACTTCCGTACAGCGTTCGTTCAAAAGTACTTCCCACCGGAAACCCGTGATCGATTGGAGATTAAATTCATGGGGCTAGTTCAGGGAGGATTATCTGTTAGGAAGTATGAGGCAGAGTTCACCTGTCTCAGGAAGTATGTCAACTATGGTGGAGATGACGAGATGATGATTATCCGTAAGTTCCTTCGAGGACTTAACCCGTATATCAGGAGCAGACTTGAGGCAGTAGAGTTTCATAGGCTTGTTGATCTTGTTGAGCGTGCTGTGAATGTTGAGGAGGCCATTGCTGCTGAGAGAGCTTCTTCTAGCAATGCCGCACAACCTAGACGTCCATCTGTTCCATTCCAGCCGCAGCCGCATTCTGCTATGCAGCGAGGACGAGGAGGTAGAGCTTTTCGGGGAGGTCGTTCTGGAGGTTGTAGACCTAGAACCCCAACTTGTTTCACTTGTGGCCAGCTGGGCCATGTTAGGAGGGATTGTCCGACCATGGGACAGTTCCAACCGGCTGTACCATCTCACATCACTTGTTTCACATGTGGAGAGCGAGGACATTATGCGACATCATGTCCACACACTCATATTGCTCAGCCTGTTGTTTCGAGTGCTCGACCCGCCAGACCAGTTAACCCACCTCTACCCTTACCTCCTGCTCAGCGTCAAGCCACTGCTGGTAGGGCTTACGCTTTAGAGTTACCAGGACCATCCGGACCACCTCAGGGTCCAATTTCAG GGACTTTGCTTGTGGGTGGATCCACCCACATCCTTTTCGATTCAGgagcaacacatagttttgtagCTCCCGAAGTAGCATCCCAATTCGATGGAGAATTCACTAAGGTGAATTTATCCATTCCCGTTCTAACTCccggagatcaagttcttgaaacTGAAGGCTGTATTCTAAGAGTTCCAATCATTATCCAAGATATGGTTTTTTCGGCTGATTTGTTAGTTCTCCCCTTAGAGAGGTACGAGGTAATCTTAGGGATGGATTGGCTGTCAAGTTACCGAGCTCACCTTGATTGTGGTCGAGGAAAGATTGTTTTCgagagagatacccaacccCCTTTAGCTTACCATGGCATAGTACCAAGTGATGGAGCGTCATTAGTGTCAGCATTGAGAATTGAAAACCTTTTGGAGAAGGGTGAAGAAGGATGCTTAGTGACCTTTGTTGCTGGACCAGTAGAAGACGAGAAAGAGCAGAACATGGAAGAAATACCAGTAGTCAGAGAATATGAGGACGTGTTAAAGGCATTAGAGGGATTGCCGCCGTCTAGGAGTAACCCCTTTAGTATAACCTTAGAACCCAGATCAGCTGCAATAGCAAAGGCACCATACCGAATGGCACCAGCAGAACTCGCTGAGTTGAAGCAGCAGCTAGCTGATTTGTTAGACAAAGGTTTCATACGTCCTAGTTCATCACCATGGGGAGCACCCGTGCTatttgtaaagaagaaagacCGAAGCATGCGGTTATGTATTGATTATCGTGGAATCAATAACGTAACCATAAAAGACAAGTACCCACTCCCAAGAATTGATGAGATATTAGACCAGTTACAAGGCGCAAGCTGGTTTTCGAAGATTGATTTAGCTTCaggctatcatcagattccgATTTCCGAAGCCGATATCATGAAGACTGCCTTTAGAACCCGCTATGGACACTTTGAGTTCGTAGTAATGCCTTTTGGTCTTACCAGTGCCCCGGCTGCATTTATGCGACTGATGAATGAAGTATTTCGGGATTACCTGGATGAGTTTGTTATCATATTCATTGACGACATCCTCATATATTCCCGAAGTGCAGAAGAACACGAAAGGCATCTACGACTAATTTTGGAGAGTCTCCGAGATCAAAAGCTTTTTGCTAAGCTTAGTAAATGTTGTTTCTGGAAAAGAGAAGTTGGCTTCTTAGTACATCGAGTGTCAGAAGAAGGAGTTGCCGTCGATCCAGAAAATATAGCTGCTATTAAGGAATGGCCGCATCCCACTTCTGTTACCGAGATTCGAAGTTTTCTTGGATTGGCCGGTTATTACAGAAGGTTTGTCCAAGGATTTGCAAGCGTATCAAAGCCTTTGACTCGTCTTACCGGTAAAGGGATTGCTTATGAATGGAGTATAGAAACCGACGAAGCATTCGAAAGTTAA